From Staphylothermus hellenicus DSM 12710, a single genomic window includes:
- a CDS encoding arginine decarboxylase — MVWDKELARELYGLTGNIWSKYLDIDERGRLIVKLKGYKIDLAKLLSEKKLPGAHIRILPIIRYMMDKVYEAFMEAFRKFGYEGEFKPVYPLKSNSTTIVVDTIWQYGVKYNWGFNAGTYPEIKLLSKYTNKKPRLLVVDGIKDNKILDLLVKMNDNWEIIVDIESMRDADLLSKYRDLNIGLRIKVVSKSSGLWSHSSGLDSKFGLLINTLDEIIKEHPWIPGRTVLLHVHAGSQITDKNKLENIIRETITLYNSLVNTGFKNIRYIDFGGGLAYPYVEASDHMFSSNYSLNEYAEILVKEVVESAENIPGIVFEGGRYIVAPHRITVTKIIDTRPYSTPEDDETSYPIVEEIKNAENIKELVYVSRRAREIITRLMIKSPINIETRRMLEKLLGSITKAITCKAYEIISKDKDNALKELTRTPNFVFEELVKPSHRFFASFSLFSHLPDTIVADQYFKVTPLQRLNEKPEVLGVISDLTCDSMGEYSAFATSLPSNIETGTEDLFTSLDHKLMFIPGKTLRLKGIPLHIPRKNENYYIAFLDTGAYQDMLSMNHNLLDGYPEIIIDIVNDDLKIQYKNLETTENYPF; from the coding sequence ATGGTTTGGGATAAGGAGTTAGCGAGGGAATTATATGGTTTAACAGGGAATATATGGTCCAAGTATTTAGATATAGATGAAAGGGGTAGGCTCATAGTTAAACTTAAGGGGTACAAGATAGACCTAGCAAAACTATTGTCAGAGAAGAAACTGCCAGGAGCACATATACGTATACTACCAATCATTAGATACATGATGGATAAAGTCTACGAGGCATTCATGGAAGCATTTAGAAAGTTCGGGTACGAAGGAGAATTTAAACCAGTGTATCCGTTGAAATCCAATTCCACTACCATAGTTGTTGATACTATTTGGCAATATGGTGTAAAATATAATTGGGGATTCAATGCTGGAACATATCCTGAAATAAAACTTCTCTCAAAATACACAAATAAAAAACCAAGGCTCCTAGTTGTTGATGGTATTAAAGATAATAAAATACTTGATCTACTTGTAAAAATGAATGATAACTGGGAAATAATTGTAGATATCGAAAGCATGAGAGACGCCGACCTATTATCGAAATACCGAGACCTAAATATTGGTTTGAGAATTAAAGTTGTCTCTAAAAGCTCCGGTTTATGGAGCCATTCAAGCGGTTTAGACTCCAAGTTTGGATTATTAATTAACACATTAGATGAAATAATTAAAGAACATCCATGGATTCCGGGCAGAACAGTTTTATTACATGTACACGCAGGATCACAAATTACTGATAAAAACAAATTAGAGAATATAATTAGAGAAACAATAACCCTATATAATAGCTTAGTGAACACTGGTTTTAAGAATATTAGATACATTGATTTCGGCGGCGGTCTTGCGTATCCCTATGTTGAAGCATCTGATCATATGTTTTCATCTAATTATAGCTTGAACGAGTATGCAGAAATTTTGGTTAAGGAAGTGGTTGAATCAGCAGAGAATATACCTGGTATAGTTTTTGAGGGAGGAAGATATATTGTTGCTCCACATCGAATAACTGTTACAAAAATAATAGATACCAGGCCTTATTCTACCCCCGAGGATGATGAGACAAGTTATCCTATTGTTGAGGAAATTAAGAATGCAGAGAATATTAAGGAACTCGTATATGTGTCGAGGAGGGCTAGAGAAATAATTACTAGGCTAATGATTAAATCTCCTATTAATATTGAGACTAGGAGAATGCTTGAAAAATTGTTGGGCTCGATAACCAAGGCAATAACATGTAAGGCATACGAAATAATATCTAAGGATAAGGATAATGCATTAAAGGAGTTGACTAGAACACCTAATTTTGTATTCGAAGAACTAGTGAAGCCTAGCCATCGATTCTTTGCATCATTCTCATTATTTTCACACTTACCAGATACAATTGTTGCAGACCAATATTTCAAAGTTACCCCATTACAGAGGCTTAATGAAAAACCAGAGGTCTTAGGCGTAATAAGCGATCTTACATGTGATAGTATGGGCGAGTATAGCGCATTCGCGACTTCTCTACCAAGTAATATTGAAACCGGAACAGAAGATCTATTTACATCGCTGGATCACAAACTCATGTTTATTCCTGGAAAAACTTTAAGATTAAAAGGAATACCTCTCCATATTCCCCGGAAAAATGAAAACTACTATATTGCATTCCTAGATACCGGCGCCTATCAGGATATGCTTTCAATGAATCATAACTTACTAGATGGATACCCAGAAATAATTATTGATATAGTTAATGATGATTTAAAAATCCAGTATAAAAACCTAGAAACTACAGAAAATTATCCATTTTAA
- a CDS encoding radical SAM protein produces MYRRIVIVDGYNDEPAGLGVPPYIDVYPRLVAGAVWLANKDVDIIYWTIDEVRNNIGLFIDQARKSDLVVFIAGPEVPGKYIGGKPLSYKDAEKLSFLLKDTFKILVGPAARYGFGVGGGSVAVERKILYRIFDELVYGDPEIYFYNLVKYGVEKAEPWKLREDYELANKALIHGAKIIKQHPNHGWNLIVEIETFRGCPRWIVGGCSFCIEPRYGRPLMRKPEDIVKEVEQLYRFGARHFRIGRQPDILAYMGKGVGEREYPEPNVEALKKLFHGIRNVASGLRVLHIDNVNPGTIIHNPEKSIKALKTIVKYHTPGDVAALGIESFDEKVVRMNNLKVYPDEALVVIRIINEIGKHRGWNGLPHLLPGINLLYGLPGETKNTFRTNYEYLKKIYREGLLIRRINIRKVSVLENTPLWMHRKTVEQLLRKHRRLYNIYRVKIMNEIDRGMLQRIAPINSIIRYLYTEKHMGEYTIARQPASYPIIVKIPGKLPLKKIVDIRVRKIAAKSIIATIT; encoded by the coding sequence GTGTATAGAAGAATAGTGATTGTTGATGGATATAATGATGAGCCGGCAGGATTAGGTGTTCCTCCATATATTGATGTTTATCCTAGGCTTGTTGCTGGAGCGGTTTGGCTTGCTAATAAAGATGTTGATATAATTTATTGGACTATCGACGAGGTTAGAAATAATATTGGATTATTCATTGATCAAGCTAGGAAATCCGATCTTGTAGTATTTATTGCGGGTCCAGAAGTTCCAGGGAAATATATTGGTGGAAAACCACTGAGTTATAAGGATGCTGAAAAACTATCTTTTCTCTTAAAAGATACTTTTAAAATACTCGTCGGCCCCGCTGCGAGATACGGTTTTGGAGTAGGAGGAGGCTCCGTTGCTGTTGAGAGAAAAATACTATATAGGATATTCGATGAACTCGTATACGGTGATCCAGAAATATACTTTTATAACTTAGTCAAATATGGTGTTGAAAAAGCTGAGCCGTGGAAGCTTAGGGAAGACTATGAATTAGCTAATAAAGCATTGATTCATGGAGCAAAAATAATTAAGCAGCATCCAAACCATGGTTGGAACTTAATAGTTGAAATAGAGACATTCCGTGGATGTCCTAGATGGATAGTTGGCGGGTGTAGTTTCTGTATAGAACCAAGATATGGTAGGCCATTGATGAGGAAGCCTGAAGACATTGTTAAAGAGGTAGAGCAACTATATAGGTTTGGAGCACGTCATTTTAGAATTGGTCGTCAACCAGATATACTAGCATATATGGGTAAAGGTGTTGGAGAAAGAGAATATCCTGAACCCAATGTTGAAGCTTTAAAGAAACTATTTCATGGAATAAGAAATGTAGCATCAGGGTTAAGGGTTCTACATATTGACAATGTAAATCCTGGAACAATCATACATAATCCCGAAAAATCAATTAAAGCACTTAAGACAATTGTAAAATACCATACACCAGGCGATGTAGCCGCTCTCGGAATAGAATCTTTCGATGAAAAAGTTGTTAGGATGAATAATTTAAAAGTTTATCCTGATGAAGCATTAGTGGTTATTAGGATAATAAATGAGATCGGTAAGCATAGGGGTTGGAATGGTTTACCCCATCTGCTTCCAGGTATAAATCTATTATATGGTTTGCCCGGTGAAACCAAGAATACATTCAGAACTAACTATGAATACTTGAAGAAAATATATAGAGAAGGATTACTTATTAGAAGAATAAATATACGGAAGGTATCAGTACTGGAAAACACTCCTCTATGGATGCATAGAAAAACTGTGGAGCAATTGTTGAGAAAACATAGGAGACTATATAATATATACCGAGTAAAGATCATGAATGAAATTGATCGTGGAATGCTTCAGAGAATAGCTCCAATAAATAGTATTATAAGATACCTATATACAGAGAAGCATATGGGAGAATACACTATTGCTAGACAGCCAGCTAGTTACCCTATAATAGTAAAAATACCTGGTAAGCTCCCGTTAAAGAAGATAGTTGATATTAGAGTTAGGAAAATTGCTGCAAAGAGCATAATAGCTACTATAACATAA
- a CDS encoding DUF357 domain-containing protein, protein MSIQLRDRVNAYILNVEKALDQIDKSKLGDMEKKLVEIAEAYLSDAKYYFDKNDYETSLACIAYAEGLIDSLRYLGKTNISWEPLSKLLNRPKVLVAGGFEIIHPGHIYLFKKAWEKGRVYVVVARDKNFKKFKKREAVIPENQRLKVVENVKYVYKAVLGDEHDYLKPVENIKPDIILLGPDQWPQEEELKKELEARGLSGVKVERLDKRIDENLYSVSRIIRKIIETHKCNQ, encoded by the coding sequence ATGAGCATACAGTTAAGAGATAGAGTTAATGCTTATATCTTGAATGTTGAAAAAGCACTGGATCAAATAGATAAGTCAAAACTTGGAGATATGGAGAAAAAGCTTGTTGAGATAGCAGAAGCCTACCTATCGGATGCTAAGTATTATTTTGATAAAAACGATTATGAGACCAGCTTAGCTTGTATAGCTTATGCTGAGGGATTAATTGATAGTCTTAGGTATCTTGGTAAAACCAATATATCCTGGGAACCATTATCAAAGCTTCTAAATAGGCCGAAAGTACTAGTAGCTGGAGGATTCGAAATAATTCATCCAGGACACATTTATCTCTTCAAGAAAGCATGGGAGAAAGGAAGAGTATATGTGGTTGTAGCCCGGGATAAAAACTTTAAGAAATTCAAGAAAAGAGAAGCAGTAATACCTGAGAATCAGAGGCTTAAAGTTGTAGAAAATGTTAAATATGTCTACAAAGCTGTTCTCGGAGATGAACACGATTATTTAAAACCAGTAGAGAATATTAAGCCTGATATTATATTATTAGGGCCTGATCAGTGGCCTCAGGAAGAGGAGTTGAAAAAAGAACTGGAAGCAAGGGGGTTATCGGGTGTTAAAGTGGAAAGGCTAGATAAAAGGATAGATGAGAACTTATATAGTGTATCGAGAATTATTAGGAAAATTATTGAAACCCATAAATGTAATCAATAA
- a CDS encoding mechanosensitive ion channel family protein, whose protein sequence is MADVFGNVSSAFNEVIVQIINYLPRIIGAAIIVLIGYVVGVLVKDATKIIIDKLFEKPLEKTRSGKSLKEAGVDLGHLIGILMMALVIIISIVAAIDVLSITGYTGELVRAIAIAILNITAGITILAIGIPVSIIFAEYIASFFGGSFRDKHGLAVSLIYDVTALVLSVFVIALAVKVMFQYDLLLNYIVSAAPGFITASIILFVGYVLGDAIGKVVDKIIDAIVEKPLEATDIGKSIKSVNIDLSGLIGGLTKAFVIVVSIVAAVEIINLGGLTGELVYQIALYLPKLIGGITLLTLGLILSVALARYVGKFLHAMFKEKYAGLASLAENLILLGLITVILTISLNIMLLEGSLIYPLILGIIIIVTGVYVAGTVGSVLAETYPTYKRLAPFIESLIILIFVVIGASGIFSQFVGATNVINTIAWGLSIAFALVLVPVTFYYTRLAWREAIKSTEEAKEE, encoded by the coding sequence ATGGCTGATGTATTTGGAAATGTATCTTCCGCGTTTAATGAAGTGATCGTGCAGATAATAAATTATTTGCCTAGAATTATAGGTGCAGCTATTATAGTATTGATTGGCTATGTTGTGGGTGTTCTTGTAAAGGATGCTACGAAGATTATTATAGATAAACTATTTGAGAAACCATTGGAGAAGACAAGGTCTGGAAAATCTCTTAAAGAGGCAGGTGTTGATCTAGGTCATTTAATAGGGATCTTAATGATGGCTCTTGTAATTATTATTTCTATCGTAGCTGCTATAGATGTATTATCGATAACAGGTTATACCGGTGAATTGGTGAGAGCTATAGCTATAGCTATACTTAACATAACTGCGGGCATTACAATACTGGCAATTGGTATTCCTGTATCAATAATATTTGCGGAGTATATTGCAAGCTTTTTCGGAGGCTCTTTCAGGGATAAACATGGTTTAGCTGTTTCACTGATTTATGATGTTACAGCACTGGTATTATCTGTGTTTGTCATAGCATTAGCGGTTAAGGTAATGTTTCAGTATGATCTGCTCCTCAACTACATAGTGTCGGCGGCGCCAGGCTTTATTACAGCTTCAATAATATTATTTGTAGGTTATGTGCTAGGAGATGCTATTGGCAAAGTTGTTGACAAGATCATTGATGCAATTGTGGAGAAGCCTCTTGAAGCAACAGATATTGGTAAAAGCATTAAGTCTGTAAATATTGATTTGTCAGGTCTAATCGGTGGCTTAACAAAAGCATTTGTGATTGTTGTATCAATTGTTGCAGCAGTTGAGATTATAAATCTTGGAGGATTAACGGGTGAGCTAGTATACCAGATAGCATTGTATCTGCCCAAGCTAATAGGGGGAATAACACTTTTAACATTGGGCTTAATACTTAGCGTTGCTTTAGCGAGATATGTTGGAAAGTTCCTGCATGCAATGTTTAAGGAGAAATATGCTGGACTAGCTAGTTTAGCGGAGAACCTTATATTGCTCGGCTTAATAACAGTTATATTAACTATATCGTTGAACATTATGTTGCTGGAAGGATCCCTTATTTATCCATTAATACTTGGTATAATAATAATAGTTACTGGAGTATATGTAGCGGGAACAGTTGGATCAGTACTGGCTGAAACATATCCAACATATAAGAGACTAGCACCCTTCATAGAGTCACTGATAATATTGATATTTGTAGTGATCGGTGCAAGCGGTATATTCTCACAGTTCGTTGGAGCAACAAATGTGATAAACACAATAGCTTGGGGTCTAAGCATAGCATTTGCATTAGTACTAGTACCTGTCACATTCTACTATACTAGGCTAGCATGGAGAGAAGCTATAAAATCAACGGAGGAAGCTAAAGAAGAGTAA
- a CDS encoding Lrp/AsnC family transcriptional regulator yields the protein MSGIIFVRIKPGYEKEVMDKILGIENVSRVYRVFGDYDLIVVTQDISLEELKKVMEKIRSITYVLSTSTLVVVSKKIKKQVGSKN from the coding sequence TTGTCCGGAATCATATTTGTCAGGATAAAACCAGGATATGAAAAAGAAGTTATGGATAAAATTCTAGGCATAGAAAATGTTAGCAGGGTATATAGAGTTTTCGGAGACTATGATCTAATAGTTGTTACTCAAGATATAAGTCTTGAAGAGTTAAAGAAAGTTATGGAGAAAATACGGTCAATAACATATGTATTATCAACATCTACACTAGTGGTTGTCTCGAAAAAGATAAAGAAACAAGTTGGATCTAAGAATTAA
- a CDS encoding flavodoxin family protein: MSKEEINILIINASPRKYGNSTKLSTIAEKGVLDAGGKPEKIFLYDYNIKECMGCVSDDPKICRFPCIIRDDDFNMLGEKILRSDGFIIVSPIYWYNVPGKLKNLIDRMTSMENMIIHTGRSLLEGKVAGFIAVGNDSGSILEIAYLMVVMNSMGIHIPPWALAYHHSPKEVLNDEQAVRDSYNVGFIVTIAAKMLKERKQWYKNDVDLEVLRKIASKSVEEYIEYKHLRQQYYRQALSKENNEG; encoded by the coding sequence TTGTCTAAAGAAGAAATAAATATATTAATTATAAACGCGTCTCCGAGAAAATACGGTAATTCCACGAAGCTATCCACGATAGCTGAGAAAGGAGTATTAGATGCTGGAGGAAAACCCGAGAAGATCTTCTTGTACGACTACAATATAAAAGAGTGTATGGGATGCGTATCGGATGATCCAAAAATATGCAGGTTTCCATGCATAATAAGAGATGACGACTTCAATATGCTTGGCGAAAAAATACTGAGAAGTGACGGTTTCATCATAGTATCCCCGATCTACTGGTATAATGTCCCAGGTAAACTGAAAAACTTAATAGATAGAATGACAAGCATGGAGAACATGATAATCCATACGGGTAGAAGCCTTCTTGAGGGAAAAGTAGCTGGATTCATTGCTGTAGGAAACGATAGTGGAAGTATTTTAGAGATAGCTTATCTAATGGTTGTAATGAACAGTATGGGGATCCATATACCTCCTTGGGCACTGGCATATCACCACTCTCCGAAGGAAGTATTAAATGATGAACAAGCAGTCCGTGACTCATACAATGTGGGATTTATAGTTACAATAGCAGCTAAAATGTTAAAGGAAAGAAAACAATGGTATAAAAACGATGTAGACCTTGAAGTACTCAGGAAAATTGCTTCTAAGAGCGTTGAGGAATACATTGAGTATAAACATTTAAGGCAACAATACTATAGACAAGCTTTAAGTAAAGAAAACAATGAAGGATAA